In Fimbriimonadaceae bacterium, the genomic window ACCACAGGACGATCCATGATCGCATCGGACGGACAGGAATCGGCACATGCGCCGCAGCTCACACAGGAGCTCTCCAGCAAGCGGTTGCCCACATCCGGAAGGATCTCGGTCGCAGCGCCACGATGCCATGCCCGCCATACGTGTTGGCCTTGAACCTCATCACAAATCCGGATGCAGCGATAGCAATGGACGCACTTGTCCATGTCAACCCGGAGGTAGGGGTGGTCATCATCTTTGAACCTGCCGTTCCGAGTGCCCTTTGGAAACAGACCAAACTCGCGAAGATAGTGGTGGAACTCGACGTGGTCTTCGAGCGGCTCGTCCTGGGGATAGCCACTCGCAAGCAGCTCGAGGATGGTTCGCCGATTCTCCAAGACGACGGGCGAATGGCTGGCTATCCGCATACCTTCTGAGAGCGGAGTTGTACAGGCCGCCGCCAGCCTCTCCTGACCCTCGATTTGCACGCAGCACAGCCGGCAGGCGCCGGTCGGCCGGATTCGGTCGTCGTGGCAGAGCGTTGGGATGTCGATCTTCCGACTGCGGAGCGCGTGGAGGATCGTCGTTCCTTCGGGGAAGTCGCCTCCCTGGCCATTGATCGTTACCTTAGGCAACTGGGAAACTCCTCGGGGAACTTTGCCAAAATGCTGGCGGCAACTTCGGCTAGGCCCGTCCCGTGTCCGCACAGGCTCGACAGGCGAAGCGCTTGGAGCAGGGATTTGAGCTCCACAGCCTCGGCAACGGATAGCTCACCCTCCTGCGCAATTCGATCGAAAAGTGCCTGCGCTCGACCTGTCCCGATACGACACGGCACGCATTTTCCGCAGGATTCTACGGCTCCGAAGGAGAAGATGTGGGCGAGCAGGTCGGGCATTCGCGTCAGGTCGTCGAATGCGACAATTCCGCCGTGGCCGATGCTGGCTCCAATCGCCTGCATCTCCTCAAAACCAAAGGCAACATCGAACTCCTCCGGCCGGACGACACCGGCGAGGGGACCACCCACCATCACCGCCTTGATGGTCGACGCCTTGAGACCACCTCCAATGTCCTTGAGGATGGTGCGAAGCGGGACCCCGAATTCCACCTCATAAAGCCCGGGTCGCTTGAAAAGTGAGTTCAACGACACCGCCTTCGTTCCCCGGCTCTGGCCAATGCCCTTTTTGGCATAGGCTTCGCCGCCGTTCAGCATGATCCAAGGAATGCTCGCCAGGGTCTCGACGTTGTTTACCAAGGTGGGGGCGCCGAAAAGGCCGGCCTGCGTGGGATAAGGGGGGCGGGAACGGACTTCAGGTCGTCGATGTTCGATGGAGTTGAGGAGAGAAGTCTCCTCGCCACACACATAGCTGCCTTGCCCAATCACCAGTTCAAGCTCGAAGTTCCCTCCAAGCCATCCTTCGGCCGTGGCCTCTTTCAAGGCTGCACGTAGCTTTTCTTCGGCGACGGGGTATTCCTTACGGAGGTAGATATAGCCTTTGTCTGCCCCGACCGCATGCCCGGCGATTAGCAGCGACTCGATCAGCCGGTGCGGCGTGCGCTCAATGATGAAGCGGTCGATGTACGAACCATGGTCGCCCTCATCGGCATTGGCCACCACGAACTTTCTGGATTCGTCCTGGCCATGGACCGCGCGCCACTTTCGGGCGGCTGGAAAGGCTGCCCCGCCTCGCCCCCGCAGCTGCGAGAGTTCAAGCTGCTCGATTGCCCACTCCGGAGCGGATCGGATAACCCGTTCCAAGGCCGTGTAACCTCCCGCCGCACGATAGGCCGCATAGTCTTGCTGCGACCCATCGCTTACTCCCGCCAGCACAATCGGTTCATCGCAGTGAATTTCGATCCTGGGATCGCCAATCGTCTCGGTACTGGAAGGGGAAGCGTAGCACTTGCCGAGGCAGTAAACCGGTGGCCATTGCGC contains:
- the hndC gene encoding NADP-reducing hydrogenase subunit HndC; this translates as MKTVQPGPEIESFYHLSGVEMENRRCRGLGCFAAKAQDPSGWRTALAQWPPVYCLGKCYASPSSTETIGDPRIEIHCDEPIVLAGVSDGSQQDYAAYRAAGGYTALERVIRSAPEWAIEQLELSQLRGRGGAAFPAARKWRAVHGQDESRKFVVANADEGDHGSYIDRFIIERTPHRLIESLLIAGHAVGADKGYIYLRKEYPVAEEKLRAALKEATAEGWLGGNFELELVIGQGSYVCGEETSLLNSIEHRRPEVRSRPPYPTQAGLFGAPTLVNNVETLASIPWIMLNGGEAYAKKGIGQSRGTKAVSLNSLFKRPGLYEVEFGVPLRTILKDIGGGLKASTIKAVMVGGPLAGVVRPEEFDVAFGFEEMQAIGASIGHGGIVAFDDLTRMPDLLAHIFSFGAVESCGKCVPCRIGTGRAQALFDRIAQEGELSVAEAVELKSLLQALRLSSLCGHGTGLAEVAASILAKFPEEFPSCLR